The following coding sequences lie in one Cyanobacterium sp. Dongsha4 genomic window:
- a CDS encoding Uma2 family endonuclease, with the protein MTAVITKPRGENIVKLNSVSWETFNRLLNELGDKRNQRLTYHDHILEIMSPLGKHENNNRFIDDLIRAIADELGLNLKKFGSLTLKSEQFQQAVEPDSCYYLQNEPKVRNKQQIDLTIDPPPDLVLEIDITSGSLHKLPIYANLGIPEIWRYDGEKLTVFILEKETNNYRELEESLAFPFINIDLIPELIQQSLIDGETAVLRAFRNSLKNI; encoded by the coding sequence ATGACAGCAGTTATCACTAAACCGAGAGGGGAAAATATAGTTAAGTTAAATTCAGTTAGTTGGGAGACTTTTAATCGCCTTCTCAATGAATTGGGTGATAAAAGAAATCAACGTTTAACTTACCATGATCATATTTTAGAAATTATGAGTCCATTAGGAAAACACGAAAATAATAACCGTTTTATTGATGATCTTATTCGTGCGATCGCAGATGAATTAGGATTAAATCTCAAAAAATTCGGCTCACTCACTCTAAAATCTGAGCAATTTCAACAAGCAGTAGAGCCTGATTCTTGTTATTATTTACAAAATGAACCAAAGGTAAGAAATAAGCAACAAATTGATTTAACCATCGATCCTCCCCCTGATTTAGTATTAGAAATAGATATAACGAGCGGTTCATTACATAAATTACCTATTTATGCTAACTTAGGCATACCAGAAATATGGCGTTATGATGGGGAAAAATTAACTGTTTTTATCCTTGAAAAAGAGACAAATAATTACCGAGAGCTTGAGGAAAGTTTAGCCTTTCCCTTTATCAATATAGACTTGATTCCTGAGTTAATTCAACAAAGTTTAATCGATGGAGAAACAGCAGTTTTAAGAGCTTTTAGAAATTCTCTCAAAAATATATAA
- a CDS encoding Uma2 family endonuclease, whose translation MTLTTYKWTTETYHQALDSGIFNGEAVELLRGEIIIMSPEREPHAYYNSEVADYLRSLLGNRVKIRDAKPITLPHNSEPEPDIAIVKPLGKEYLKHHPYPEDIFWIIEFSQATLSKDLNEKKDIYAEAGIREYWVVDLKNLQLKVFRDLVNSHYTSELTMKTGQISPLSFPEVKINIPQLIA comes from the coding sequence ATGACCCTAACTACCTATAAATGGACAACAGAAACTTATCATCAAGCCCTTGATAGTGGCATCTTTAATGGTGAAGCGGTAGAGTTATTGCGGGGAGAAATAATTATTATGTCACCAGAAAGAGAACCTCATGCCTATTATAATAGCGAAGTTGCTGACTATCTCCGCAGTTTATTGGGAAATCGAGTTAAAATCAGAGATGCGAAACCTATCACACTACCTCATAATTCCGAACCAGAGCCAGATATTGCTATAGTTAAACCGCTAGGTAAAGAATACTTAAAACACCATCCCTATCCTGAAGATATTTTCTGGATTATCGAATTTTCTCAAGCAACCCTCAGTAAAGATTTGAATGAAAAAAAAGACATTTATGCTGAAGCTGGTATTAGAGAATATTGGGTGGTAGATTTAAAAAATCTACAGCTAAAAGTATTTAGAGATTTAGTTAATAGTCATTACACATCAGAATTAACCATGAAAACTGGTCAAATTTCACCTCTTTCTTTCCCTGAAGTCAAGATAAATATTCCACAACTAATTGCGTAA
- a CDS encoding class I SAM-dependent methyltransferase, which produces MTNQYQEYEYSYQSSQKSHHHSYLKKPILELLNELPMSLPPNRNKRKISILDLGCGNGSFSNIIAQAGYEVTGVDDSPSGIKFAQQTYGNCQFIQESTYDISPEKLGKKFDVIIAIDVIEHLFYPKELAKVAKKCLNPDGYLIVTTPYNGYWKNLALSIMGKWDQHLTVLWDGGHIKFFSIATLTELLKSQGFSNINFKFAGRLPFLWKDMICYSHI; this is translated from the coding sequence ATGACCAATCAATATCAAGAATACGAATATTCTTATCAATCCAGTCAAAAATCCCATCATCATAGCTATTTAAAAAAGCCAATTTTAGAGTTATTGAATGAGTTGCCTATGTCACTCCCTCCTAATAGGAACAAGAGAAAAATTAGTATTTTAGATCTTGGTTGTGGCAATGGTAGTTTTAGTAATATAATCGCTCAAGCAGGTTATGAAGTGACAGGGGTTGATGATTCTCCCTCTGGAATTAAGTTTGCTCAACAGACTTACGGTAATTGCCAGTTTATTCAAGAAAGTACATACGATATTTCTCCTGAAAAATTAGGTAAAAAATTTGATGTTATAATTGCGATCGATGTGATTGAGCATTTATTTTATCCCAAAGAATTAGCTAAAGTTGCGAAAAAGTGTTTAAATCCCGACGGATATTTGATTGTAACGACACCTTACAACGGCTATTGGAAGAATTTAGCCCTTTCAATCATGGGAAAATGGGATCAACATTTAACGGTTTTATGGGATGGTGGACATATTAAGTTTTTTTCCATAGCTACTTTGACAGAATTATTAAAGTCTCAAGGTTTTAGCAATATTAACTTCAAATTTGCGGGAAGATTACCTTTTCTTTGGAAAGACATGATATGTTATAGCCATATTTAA
- a CDS encoding glycosyltransferase, giving the protein MKILMMIPAIGSVYGGPSKSVLELAKRVAKQGVTVDLVTTTANGETELDVRKFQWIEHDDLKIQYFPYISWGDYKFSFSLTKWLDKNIKNYDIVHTNAVFSLPNIPVYWACQKQNVPYIITPRGMLEPWALSYKAYKKKLFYYLLEKPAINKASGIQVLATSEKNNIQALNLKPPLFLIPNGIFAEDFISLPSSSLFLEKFPETKNRQLILFLGRVDPKKGLDLLASAFAKINQQFPDTHLVLAGPDNVGYSPTVKNHFQELGCLDQVTFTGMLTGEMKYSALASASIYIAPSYSEGFSMSILEGMASGLPCIFTNACNFPEAKEAQAAKVVGVNEEEITDALSWCLSHPQKTKEMGLRAREFILNNYTWDKIAGNLISVYQEIISKKNQNV; this is encoded by the coding sequence ATGAAAATTTTAATGATGATTCCTGCTATTGGTTCAGTATATGGTGGCCCTTCTAAAAGTGTATTGGAGCTAGCTAAAAGAGTTGCCAAACAGGGGGTAACGGTTGATCTGGTGACTACCACTGCCAACGGTGAAACAGAATTAGACGTTCGCAAATTCCAATGGATTGAGCATGATGATTTAAAAATTCAGTATTTTCCTTATATTAGTTGGGGAGATTATAAATTTAGTTTTAGCTTAACTAAATGGCTAGATAAAAATATAAAAAATTACGACATTGTTCATACTAATGCAGTTTTTTCTTTACCAAATATTCCCGTTTACTGGGCTTGTCAAAAACAGAATGTCCCCTATATCATAACCCCTCGTGGAATGTTAGAACCTTGGGCATTATCCTATAAAGCATATAAAAAAAAGTTATTCTACTATTTACTAGAAAAACCCGCAATAAATAAGGCTAGTGGAATACAAGTATTAGCGACTTCTGAGAAAAATAATATTCAAGCTCTCAATCTTAAACCGCCATTATTTTTAATTCCTAATGGTATTTTTGCCGAAGATTTTATATCTTTGCCTTCTTCGTCTTTATTTTTAGAGAAATTTCCTGAAACAAAAAATCGTCAATTAATCTTATTTTTAGGTAGAGTCGATCCCAAAAAAGGTTTAGATTTATTAGCATCGGCTTTCGCTAAAATTAATCAGCAATTTCCTGATACTCATTTGGTTCTCGCAGGACCTGATAATGTGGGATATTCACCTACAGTAAAAAACCATTTTCAAGAATTAGGTTGTTTAGATCAAGTCACCTTTACTGGAATGTTAACAGGAGAAATGAAATACTCTGCATTGGCATCAGCCAGTATTTACATTGCACCTTCCTACTCTGAGGGTTTTAGTATGTCTATTTTGGAAGGCATGGCTTCGGGATTACCCTGTATTTTTACCAATGCCTGTAACTTTCCTGAAGCAAAAGAAGCTCAAGCGGCAAAGGTAGTAGGAGTAAACGAAGAAGAAATTACAGACGCTTTATCCTGGTGTTTATCTCACCCCCAAAAGACAAAAGAAATGGGATTAAGAGCTAGAGAATTTATTTTAAACAATTATACATGGGATAAAATAGCAGGTAACTTAATCTCGGTTTATCAAGAAATTATCTCAAAAAAAAATCAAAACGTTTAA
- a CDS encoding DUF5678 domain-containing protein has protein sequence MEKLADYNSPKEWYQANKKELKKYRGQWIAYTKKGVIAHHPHCKEMLAQIPDKTIDFVIERIYETEFIEPLKFLPIRFRNVKKHE, from the coding sequence ATGGAAAAACTCGCTGATTATAATAGTCCAAAAGAATGGTATCAGGCAAATAAAAAAGAACTAAAAAAATATCGTGGACAATGGATTGCTTACACCAAAAAAGGAGTTATCGCCCATCATCCCCATTGTAAGGAAATGTTAGCTCAAATTCCCGATAAAACTATTGATTTTGTCATTGAAAGAATTTATGAGACAGAATTTATTGAACCTTTGAAATTCTTACCCATTCGTTTCCGAAATGTCAAAAAACATGAGTAG
- a CDS encoding glycosyltransferase — MNQHKVAILFANYGPYHLARVKAFQSLVKKNNVCQVVAIEISRDSIDYQWQTQIENSDLKIYSILGSLRPDKVSKNIIIKKTFDLLSRINPDALVIAGYGYLSMLSALFWSLWRQKPTIIFSESKEDDESRIWWKEAIKSFLVKRYSSALVGGHPHKRYLIKLGFPEDAIFMGYDVVDNSVFHPDKIKQLPSPIHKPYFLSINRFVAKKNLPLLITAYAYYHQKVEEKAWDLVLCGDGGLRPQIEGLIQQYQLENHVHLPGFLQQDELLPYFAHAKTFIHASTTEQWGLVVNEAMAAGLPVIVSNRCGCFEDLVMEGVNGFGFNPENQEELTNLMVKMSSEDIDLEAMGKASLSHIENYSPDYFAQGLKSEIEFAMGKK; from the coding sequence ATGAATCAACATAAAGTGGCAATTTTATTTGCTAATTATGGACCATATCATTTAGCTAGAGTAAAGGCATTTCAAAGTCTAGTTAAAAAAAATAATGTTTGTCAGGTAGTTGCTATAGAAATAAGTCGTGATAGCATTGACTATCAATGGCAAACTCAAATTGAAAATAGCGATCTAAAAATATATTCTATATTAGGCAGTCTAAGACCTGATAAAGTTAGTAAAAACATTATAATCAAAAAAACTTTTGATCTGTTATCCCGCATTAATCCTGATGCGTTAGTAATTGCCGGATATGGCTATTTATCCATGCTATCAGCATTATTTTGGAGTCTTTGGCGTCAAAAACCTACAATTATCTTCTCAGAATCAAAAGAAGATGATGAATCTCGTATTTGGTGGAAAGAAGCCATTAAAAGTTTCCTTGTCAAGAGATACTCTAGTGCCTTAGTTGGTGGACATCCTCACAAAAGATATTTAATAAAATTAGGTTTTCCTGAAGATGCTATTTTTATGGGTTACGATGTGGTTGACAATAGCGTTTTTCATCCCGACAAAATCAAACAATTACCCTCTCCTATTCATAAGCCTTACTTTTTGAGTATTAATCGTTTTGTTGCCAAGAAAAATCTACCTTTACTAATTACTGCTTATGCTTACTATCATCAGAAAGTAGAAGAGAAGGCTTGGGATTTAGTTTTGTGTGGTGATGGTGGGTTACGTCCTCAAATTGAAGGTTTAATTCAGCAATATCAATTAGAAAATCATGTTCATCTCCCCGGATTTTTACAACAGGATGAACTCTTACCCTATTTTGCCCATGCTAAGACTTTTATTCATGCTAGTACAACGGAACAATGGGGATTGGTAGTAAATGAGGCGATGGCGGCAGGTTTGCCCGTAATTGTCTCTAATCGTTGTGGTTGTTTTGAGGATTTGGTGATGGAAGGAGTTAATGGTTTTGGTTTTAATCCTGAAAATCAAGAAGAATTAACTAATTTAATGGTGAAAATGAGTTCGGAAGATATAGATTTGGAAGCTATGGGTAAGGCATCTTTGAGCCATATTGAGAACTATTCCCCTGATTATTTTGCTCAAGGGTTGAAAAGTGAGATCGAATTTGCTATGGGAAAAAAGTAA
- a CDS encoding glycosyltransferase family 4 protein, with protein sequence MKDTNIAFHQPGARRNYALPLALYQQGLLENLFTDFYAYSWMMEWAKVIEKLSNGKISVTEKLSKRRQHDLPDDKVSSLDWLFLLSRPSKKIFSYQESYLLNQKISFSIAQLIKNHRKEISHIYCYTWNSKNCKTFSENTPVITDQIQSVIKFFVPMIESELQKNSDWVKDKTMINGIKDWWMKMEQEDKESTDYFFAPSNSVKESLINDLCIDEEKVFLNPYPAPFWLYDYNTCFKKNSTRIMRSSTSKGKLRILFVGSVDLRKGIPYLLQALRKLNPHKFTARIVGSIKINESKVKEYSDIATFMGKMNKPELAQQYEWADVFVFPSLSEGSAGVIYEAMAFGLPVITTKLSGSWVTHGMEGQIIKEQSIEQIVKSLLMYMENINLVDLHGQNAWEKIKIFNIEETGIRLKNLLSLIS encoded by the coding sequence ATGAAAGATACAAATATAGCTTTTCATCAACCTGGTGCTAGGCGAAATTATGCTCTTCCCTTAGCTTTATATCAGCAAGGGTTGCTAGAAAACTTATTCACAGACTTTTATGCCTACTCTTGGATGATGGAATGGGCAAAAGTCATAGAAAAATTAAGCAATGGTAAAATATCAGTAACTGAGAAGTTATCTAAAAGAAGACAACACGATTTACCAGATGATAAAGTTTCTAGTTTAGATTGGTTATTTTTGTTGTCTCGCCCATCCAAAAAAATTTTTTCCTATCAAGAATCATATTTACTTAATCAAAAAATATCTTTTTCTATAGCTCAACTAATTAAAAATCATAGGAAAGAGATAAGTCATATTTACTGCTATACATGGAATTCTAAAAACTGTAAAACATTTTCTGAAAATACTCCTGTCATAACTGACCAGATTCAATCTGTGATAAAGTTTTTTGTTCCAATGATTGAATCTGAACTACAAAAAAATTCTGATTGGGTAAAAGATAAAACAATGATTAATGGTATAAAAGATTGGTGGATGAAGATGGAACAAGAAGATAAAGAATCAACAGACTATTTTTTTGCTCCATCAAATTCAGTCAAAGAAAGCTTAATTAATGACTTATGTATTGATGAAGAAAAAGTATTCCTCAATCCCTACCCTGCTCCATTTTGGTTATATGACTACAATACTTGTTTCAAGAAAAATTCTACTAGGATTATGAGAAGTTCCACTTCGAAGGGTAAGTTAAGAATTTTGTTTGTGGGTAGTGTTGATCTGAGAAAAGGTATTCCTTATTTACTACAAGCACTCAGAAAATTAAATCCTCATAAATTTACCGCTAGAATTGTTGGTTCTATAAAAATTAATGAGAGTAAAGTTAAAGAATATTCAGATATTGCCACCTTTATGGGTAAAATGAACAAACCAGAGTTAGCTCAACAGTATGAATGGGCAGATGTATTTGTTTTCCCTAGTTTATCTGAAGGGAGTGCAGGAGTTATTTATGAAGCAATGGCTTTTGGTTTGCCAGTTATAACCACAAAATTATCAGGTTCATGGGTAACTCATGGCATGGAGGGACAAATCATAAAAGAACAAAGTATTGAGCAAATTGTTAAATCACTATTAATGTATATGGAAAATATTAACTTGGTAGATTTACATGGGCAAAATGCTTGGGAAAAAATCAAAATTTTTAACATAGAAGAAACAGGTATAAGACTAAAAAATTTACTTAGTCTTATTTCTTGA
- a CDS encoding glycosyltransferase family 4 protein, with protein sequence MTKKIYFFTNPPEYPTTRFRSQQYLSYFHQYGYTTIFCTSLASSIKKPQSESSISVLIFNIARYSTELKNVVNRWQKINQINDSDTIVYIHSFLTPFLETDYLAQVVRKKSLRMVLDMDDAIFATNKRTEMKLKKLLPLCDAVIVGNKYLAEFAHKYQKNIHIIPTPIETNYYVPKTDYDTQDEDKITVGWMGGWINLIHLNLIISSLKNLKSQISNIKIKIVTNIEDLPLNLKNIAELKQWSAEEELADLQSFDIGLMPLEDNPFSRGKCSFKLLQYMAVGIPVIASPVGMNKEVVRDNGFLCSSSEEWLDSLLLLCKNKELRKKMGAKSRKIVESDYSTEINFIKLHRALTGDELNESKLD encoded by the coding sequence ATGACAAAAAAAATTTATTTCTTCACAAATCCTCCAGAATATCCCACAACAAGGTTTAGATCGCAACAGTATTTGTCATATTTCCACCAGTATGGATATACAACTATCTTCTGCACATCTTTAGCTTCTAGCATAAAAAAACCTCAGTCAGAATCTTCGATCTCTGTTTTGATTTTTAACATTGCACGATATTCGACAGAATTGAAAAATGTAGTTAATCGTTGGCAAAAGATTAATCAAATAAATGATTCAGACACTATAGTGTATATACACTCCTTTTTGACCCCTTTTTTAGAAACAGACTATCTAGCCCAAGTGGTAAGAAAAAAATCTTTAAGAATGGTATTAGATATGGATGATGCTATATTTGCTACAAATAAAAGAACAGAGATGAAGCTGAAAAAACTATTGCCTCTTTGTGATGCCGTAATAGTTGGCAATAAGTATTTAGCTGAATTTGCTCATAAATATCAAAAAAATATTCACATTATTCCCACACCAATTGAAACTAATTATTATGTTCCCAAAACAGACTACGATACTCAGGATGAGGATAAGATTACAGTTGGTTGGATGGGAGGATGGATTAATCTAATCCATCTCAACTTGATTATTTCCAGTTTAAAGAATCTTAAAAGCCAAATTTCCAATATCAAGATTAAAATTGTTACCAATATCGAAGATTTACCTTTAAATCTCAAAAATATTGCGGAGTTAAAACAATGGAGTGCAGAAGAAGAATTGGCGGACTTACAATCTTTTGATATTGGCTTAATGCCCTTGGAAGACAATCCTTTTAGTCGAGGAAAATGCTCTTTTAAATTATTACAGTATATGGCAGTGGGTATTCCAGTCATCGCTTCTCCTGTGGGCATGAATAAGGAAGTTGTTAGAGATAACGGTTTTCTTTGTAGTTCTTCTGAAGAATGGTTAGACAGCTTATTATTACTTTGTAAAAATAAAGAATTAAGAAAAAAAATGGGAGCTAAAAGTAGAAAGATTGTGGAATCAGATTATTCCACAGAAATCAACTTTATTAAGTTACATAGAGCGTTGACTGGAGATGAATTAAATGAATCAAAGCTAGACTAA
- a CDS encoding class I SAM-dependent methyltransferase — protein MTITKSEYIELKNCPLCGSSEKRLLFKAHDLLMGQGGEFGVEQCIKCDFRFTNPRPPAENIFDYYTRDYHCYRDDNISTNKIIESSTSEKIQSNDSVKYGFYGGFWGSRGWAIPNLNKGATVLELGCGSGGFIRECISRGWNTIGTDLNRDLQSTIFNMGAKFIETNLPSINLPDNHLDAVFAWQVLEHLYQPIETLEEIKRVLKPQGIFAFSVPNSDCWQFHLFKNKWAGLQVPTHVSHFSEKSIRQVVEKSGLNIVEIYGQNTIGCLFPSILLWRGKTSVTLNQQWTPINFVNKLIDRFLSIFVYLIFGKNQAERLTVICVKEENQI, from the coding sequence ATGACTATAACTAAATCTGAATATATAGAACTGAAAAATTGTCCCTTATGTGGTTCATCTGAAAAACGTCTTTTGTTTAAAGCTCATGATTTATTAATGGGACAAGGAGGAGAATTTGGTGTAGAACAATGTATTAAATGTGATTTTCGATTTACAAATCCACGCCCTCCTGCTGAAAATATTTTTGACTATTATACCAGGGACTATCATTGTTATCGAGATGATAATATTTCTACCAATAAAATTATCGAATCTTCAACTTCTGAAAAAATACAAAGCAATGACTCTGTAAAATACGGTTTTTACGGAGGATTTTGGGGGAGTAGAGGCTGGGCTATTCCTAACTTAAACAAAGGTGCAACAGTTTTAGAATTAGGATGTGGCAGTGGGGGTTTTATTCGAGAATGTATTTCTCGTGGATGGAATACGATCGGAACAGATCTTAATCGAGATTTACAATCCACTATTTTTAATATGGGGGCAAAGTTTATTGAAACCAACCTTCCATCGATCAATCTCCCTGATAATCACCTCGATGCAGTATTTGCTTGGCAAGTTTTAGAGCATCTTTATCAACCCATTGAAACTTTAGAAGAAATTAAGCGAGTCCTTAAACCTCAAGGGATATTTGCCTTTAGTGTTCCCAATTCTGACTGTTGGCAATTTCATCTCTTTAAAAATAAATGGGCAGGATTACAAGTTCCTACTCACGTCAGTCATTTTTCTGAGAAAAGTATTCGTCAAGTAGTTGAAAAATCTGGGCTAAATATAGTTGAGATTTACGGACAGAATACTATAGGGTGTCTTTTCCCAAGCATTTTATTATGGAGGGGTAAAACAAGTGTTACTTTAAATCAACAATGGACTCCTATTAATTTTGTCAATAAACTTATTGATCGATTCTTATCTATTTTCGTTTATTTAATTTTCGGGAAGAATCAAGCTGAAAGATTAACCGTAATATGTGTCAAAGAAGAGAATCAAATATAG